The Schistocerca gregaria isolate iqSchGreg1 chromosome 4, iqSchGreg1.2, whole genome shotgun sequence genome contains a region encoding:
- the LOC126267174 gene encoding uncharacterized protein LOC126267174, producing the protein MMNEGGRNSNEVKESSSCVNVPQMVEGDDILMNSNIAQGRSCSEVEDSLADVQQTKVEKVVRCFDLKLVDRLEKAAKIIEHDEPQDVNVNVIATDQNYFSWKNIERDLLDEVCEQPVQCKITHPVIKVNISGVTVRCLLDSGSEASALSQTFFDTIPNKEKLTVMKVSGLKIIGATGKVSRPVQHEALIPIGINDVVIDHPCLIVLGLSVDMLIGTDFLSKYQGKINFDQNNLILTLPDSKVIRESFIGIL; encoded by the exons atgatgaatgaagggggtagaaatagtaacgaggtgaaagaatctagtagctgtgtaaacgtgccacaaatggttgaaggtgacgacattcttatgaacagcaatattgcgcagggacgcagttgctcagaggtagaggatagtttggctgatgtgcagcaaacaaaagtagaaaaagtcgtcagatgcttcgatttaaagttagtggacagattagagaaagcagctaagattatagagcatgatgagccccaggatgtaaatgtaaatgtaattgcaactgatcagaattactttagctggaagaacatagaacgagatttattagacgaggtgtgtgagcaacctgttcaatgtaaaataactcaccctgttatcaaagtaaacatatcaggagtcactgtgcgttgtctgcttgacagtggcagtgaagcaagtgctttatcacaaacattttttgacaccatacccaataaagagaagttaacagttatgaaagtaagtggcttaaagattataggtgctactggaaaagtctctagaccagttcaacacgaagctttgatacccattggtataaatgacgtagtaatagatcatccttgtttgattgtgctaggcttaagtgttgatatgttgattggtactgatttcttatcaaagtaccagggaaagatcaattttgatcagaacaacttaattttaactttacctgactctaaagtgataagagagtcttttataggaa tactgtag